A DNA window from Halorubrum sp. DM2 contains the following coding sequences:
- a CDS encoding cupin domain-containing protein yields MRPLTDSLDSERVGVSIARCEPGWRSKPHDHAAEDHEEIYVLLEGEATVVIDDEPIDLETGDAVWIPPTATRQIRNGDAESAFVLVSGPATDCRSATCPDEPGSWVTDGFVG; encoded by the coding sequence ATGCGACCGCTCACGGACTCGCTCGACAGCGAGCGGGTCGGCGTGTCGATCGCCCGCTGCGAGCCCGGCTGGCGGAGCAAGCCGCACGACCACGCCGCGGAGGATCACGAGGAGATCTACGTCCTCTTGGAAGGAGAAGCGACCGTCGTTATCGACGACGAACCTATCGATCTCGAGACCGGCGACGCCGTCTGGATCCCGCCGACGGCGACGCGACAGATACGGAACGGGGACGCCGAGAGCGCGTTCGTCCTCGTGAGCGGCCCGGCGACGGACTGTCGGTCCGCGACGTGTCCCGACGAACCGGGATCGTGGGTCACCGACGGATTCGTCGGCTGA
- the arsD gene encoding arsenite efflux transporter metallochaperone ArsD → MTELTLYEEAMCCSTGVCGPDPDEELVEVSAALDQLEDAFDDLDVSRANMQHNIDQFLETQRIYDRVQENGPSVLPITVVDDEIVAEGEYLSYDELTAAIGEGATPQEA, encoded by the coding sequence ATGACCGAACTCACCCTGTATGAAGAAGCGATGTGTTGCTCCACCGGCGTCTGCGGTCCCGACCCCGACGAGGAGCTCGTCGAGGTCAGCGCCGCGCTCGACCAGCTCGAGGACGCGTTCGACGACCTCGATGTCAGTCGGGCGAACATGCAACACAACATCGACCAGTTCCTCGAAACCCAGCGGATCTACGACCGCGTTCAGGAGAACGGCCCGTCGGTCCTCCCGATCACGGTCGTCGATGACGAGATCGTCGCCGAAGGCGAGTACCTCTCGTACGACGAACTGACCGCCGCGATCGGCGAGGGCGCGACGCCTCAGGAGGCCTGA
- the arsA gene encoding arsenical pump-driving ATPase, translating to MAQSGAKRSTSARERVEPSGEETEFVFFSGKGGVGKSTVSCATATWLADNDYETLLVTTDPAPNLSDIFGQSIGHEVTAIDGIENLSAIEIDPDTAAEEYRQETIEPMRELLGEEEIRTVEEQLNSPCVEEIAAFDNFVDFMDSPEYDVVVFDTAPTGHTIRLMELPSDWNAELEKGGSTCIGPAASMEERKQDYERAIDTLQDGERTAFAFVGKPEDSSIDEIERSAGDLAELGIESQLLILNGYLPESVCEDPFFEGKRADEQAVIERAREEFDADATATYPLQPGEIAGLDLLADVAGVLYDGDEATVDVGAATDADADGAVEFDSMADADAVVDQLTPGEETEYLFFTGKGGVGKSTVAATAATKLAEAGHETLVVTTDPAAHLEDIFGEPVGHEPTSVGQANLDAARIDQEKALAEYREQVLDHVTEMYEEKEDTEIDVDAAIANVEEELESPCAEEMAALEKFVSYFDEDGYDVVVFDTAPTGHTLRLLELPSDWKGFMDLGSLTKGAAPAKGDQYDEVIETMKDPERSTFAFVMYPEYTPMMEAYRAAADLNDQVGIETSLVVANYLLPEEYGDNAFFANRRAQQAQYLAEIRDRFDAPLMLAPLRRDEPIGLDELSAFGEEVTGLADVAEADAPEVTSS from the coding sequence ATGGCACAGTCAGGAGCGAAACGGTCGACGAGCGCGCGGGAGAGAGTGGAACCGAGCGGCGAGGAGACCGAGTTCGTCTTCTTCAGCGGGAAGGGCGGCGTCGGCAAGAGCACGGTGAGCTGTGCGACCGCGACGTGGCTCGCCGACAACGACTACGAGACGCTCCTCGTCACGACCGACCCCGCGCCGAACCTCTCGGACATCTTCGGCCAGTCGATCGGCCACGAGGTCACCGCGATCGACGGGATCGAGAACCTCTCCGCGATCGAGATCGACCCCGACACTGCCGCCGAGGAGTACCGACAGGAGACGATCGAGCCGATGCGCGAACTGCTCGGCGAGGAGGAGATCCGGACGGTCGAAGAGCAGCTCAACAGCCCGTGCGTCGAGGAGATCGCCGCCTTCGACAACTTCGTCGACTTCATGGACAGCCCGGAGTACGACGTCGTCGTCTTCGACACGGCTCCGACGGGCCACACCATCCGACTGATGGAGCTTCCCTCCGACTGGAACGCGGAACTTGAGAAGGGCGGGTCGACCTGTATCGGGCCGGCCGCCTCGATGGAAGAGCGCAAGCAGGACTACGAGCGCGCGATCGATACGCTCCAAGACGGCGAGCGCACCGCGTTCGCGTTCGTCGGCAAGCCCGAGGACTCCTCGATCGACGAGATCGAACGCAGCGCGGGCGACCTCGCCGAACTCGGCATCGAGTCGCAGCTGCTGATACTCAACGGCTACCTCCCCGAGTCGGTGTGTGAGGACCCGTTCTTCGAGGGGAAGCGCGCGGACGAACAGGCCGTCATCGAGCGCGCCCGCGAGGAGTTCGACGCGGACGCGACCGCGACGTACCCCCTCCAGCCCGGCGAGATCGCCGGCCTCGACCTGCTCGCGGACGTCGCCGGCGTCCTCTACGACGGCGACGAGGCGACCGTCGACGTCGGGGCGGCGACCGACGCGGACGCCGACGGCGCGGTCGAGTTCGATTCGATGGCGGACGCCGACGCGGTCGTCGACCAACTGACGCCCGGCGAGGAGACGGAGTACCTCTTTTTCACCGGGAAGGGCGGCGTGGGCAAGAGCACGGTCGCCGCGACGGCGGCGACGAAGCTCGCCGAGGCGGGCCACGAGACGCTCGTCGTCACGACCGACCCGGCCGCGCATCTGGAGGACATCTTCGGAGAGCCGGTGGGTCACGAGCCGACCTCGGTCGGGCAGGCCAACCTCGACGCGGCGCGGATCGACCAGGAGAAGGCGCTCGCCGAGTACCGCGAGCAGGTCCTCGATCACGTCACCGAGATGTACGAGGAGAAAGAGGACACCGAGATCGACGTCGACGCCGCGATCGCGAACGTCGAAGAAGAGCTGGAGTCGCCCTGCGCCGAGGAGATGGCCGCCCTCGAAAAGTTCGTGAGCTACTTCGACGAGGACGGCTACGACGTCGTGGTCTTCGACACGGCACCGACGGGACACACGCTCCGCCTGCTCGAACTCCCGTCCGACTGGAAGGGGTTCATGGACCTCGGCTCGCTGACGAAGGGGGCCGCGCCCGCGAAGGGCGACCAGTACGACGAGGTCATCGAGACGATGAAAGACCCCGAGCGGAGCACTTTCGCGTTCGTGATGTACCCCGAGTACACGCCCATGATGGAGGCGTATCGCGCGGCCGCCGACCTCAACGACCAGGTCGGCATCGAGACCTCGCTCGTCGTCGCCAACTATCTCCTCCCCGAGGAGTACGGCGACAACGCCTTCTTCGCGAACCGGCGCGCGCAACAGGCGCAGTACTTAGCGGAGATTCGCGACCGCTTCGACGCGCCGCTCATGCTCGCCCCGCTCCGCCGAGACGAGCCGATCGGGCTCGACGAGCTGAGCGCCTTCGGCGAGGAGGTCACCGGGCTGGCGGACGTCGCCGAGGCGGACGCCCCGGAGGTGACTTCCTCATGA
- the hcsL gene encoding halo-CC-star protein HcsL has translation MSDAQGSDDATERVADASADETVEENVEAALREFLDALGESETYRRFVAADEALQDDDEAMALLREYRRKQQQMQRGGFDGSVMEELKGLQSELSANETIQRQQAAQADLVELLQRTNDVISEEIGEEFARSTGGGCC, from the coding sequence ATGAGCGACGCGCAGGGCTCGGACGACGCGACGGAGCGCGTCGCGGACGCGTCCGCGGACGAAACCGTGGAAGAAAACGTCGAGGCGGCGCTCCGCGAGTTCCTCGACGCCCTCGGCGAGTCGGAGACGTACCGGCGGTTCGTCGCGGCCGACGAGGCGCTTCAGGACGACGACGAGGCGATGGCGCTGCTCCGCGAGTACCGGCGGAAACAACAGCAGATGCAACGCGGCGGCTTCGACGGGTCGGTGATGGAAGAGCTGAAAGGGCTCCAGTCGGAGCTGTCGGCCAACGAGACGATCCAGCGGCAGCAGGCCGCACAGGCCGACTTGGTGGAACTCCTCCAGCGGACGAACGACGTCATCAGCGAGGAAATCGGTGAGGAGTTCGCGCGGTCCACCGGAGGTGGGTGCTGTTGA
- the hcsS gene encoding halo-CC-star protein HcsS — MLLSASEPSSDADGAADDEVVAAAERLGEELAAAKAESSEFAFTTMLMQCNEAIGDETGIDYGSVCGDDDGCC, encoded by the coding sequence GTGCTGTTGAGCGCCTCCGAACCCAGTTCCGACGCGGACGGGGCTGCCGACGACGAGGTCGTCGCGGCCGCCGAGCGGCTCGGCGAGGAACTCGCCGCCGCGAAGGCGGAGTCGTCGGAGTTCGCGTTCACGACGATGCTGATGCAGTGTAACGAGGCGATCGGCGACGAGACGGGGATCGACTACGGCAGCGTCTGCGGCGACGACGACGGCTGCTGTTAG
- a CDS encoding low molecular weight phosphatase family protein, producing the protein MTQHSEQSGHRIAFVCVQNAGRSQMAAAFAERERDRRNAGDRIEIVTGGTRPADRVHEVVVEAVAEVDVDVSDRTPREVTPDELRAVDLVVTMGCSASDVCPATWNGENRDWGLDDPHERPIEAVREIRDEIEARVVALFDELLPETPSAE; encoded by the coding sequence GTGACGCAACACAGCGAGCAGTCGGGCCACCGGATCGCGTTCGTCTGCGTCCAGAACGCGGGGCGGAGCCAGATGGCCGCCGCGTTCGCCGAGCGGGAGCGCGACCGCCGGAACGCGGGCGACCGGATCGAGATAGTCACCGGCGGGACACGGCCCGCAGACCGCGTTCACGAGGTCGTCGTCGAGGCGGTGGCGGAGGTAGACGTCGACGTTAGCGACCGGACGCCCCGAGAGGTGACGCCCGACGAGCTACGGGCGGTCGACCTCGTCGTGACGATGGGCTGTTCGGCGTCGGACGTGTGCCCGGCGACGTGGAACGGCGAGAACCGCGACTGGGGACTCGACGACCCGCACGAGCGGCCGATCGAGGCGGTCCGCGAGATCCGCGACGAGATCGAAGCGCGCGTCGTCGCGCTGTTCGACGAACTCCTGCCGGAGACGCCGTCCGCGGAGTGA
- a CDS encoding DUF2309 domain-containing protein, producing MSTERAIREGIDEAAETVGSVWPIHSFVTANPLSGFEDEPFAEAVPRAADRLGGRGYPSPETFRGALDEGRIDLDLLDAELAERGYEGDPETLLERMETAGESGDATAGETEDSAADPTERADRVLTKWLSAFLDEGRAEWSMPNREDGFYEAFRSVAAYDDEVPEGVATDLPASPIEAVKSVLEPYPEGRWNAVFEAQFAALPGWTGLLKRRVADGGAWQSAHPITLEGYLAVRLALLDAFDADIVPAADSNDAGPGTADELADAFLSAWEASYRGELVERVATESEARAGTDDASADERPAAQLVFCIDTRSEVIRRHVESTGDYETHGYAGFFGVPMEYRGYDSEVSVDACPPIVDAQHRVSEVPTDDDARATRDRWADLREAAGEVIETLKSNPATAFSFVEGAGSGYGVALAARTLVPGRVSDLLAAAGDSAPDDHEFCEPDVHRHEGSDEGLPVGLSRDERVEYAATAFELMGWEAFGRLVVFTGHASETANNPYGSSLDCGACAGNPGGPNARALAAICNDPEVKDGLRERGHDVPDDTVFLAAEHNTTTDEIELYDGDVPDSHADDLARLRADLATARENATAERVGAPTGDGSTGRGGSAAVNEAERRAGDWAETRPEWGLAGNAGFVVGPRELTSGLDLDGRAFLHSYDWTTDADGDALEAILTGPMVVTQWINAQYYFSTVDNAAYGSGSKVTHNPVGNVGVYQGNGGDLMTGLPLQSVRAAADEPYHQPLRLSTVVHAPVDRVTEILADNEAVAGLLDNDWLSLTVVDPTRDHRAFHYESELEWTPLAESERVEPPAETSTTPAAADD from the coding sequence CGCGGAACTGGCCGAGCGGGGCTACGAGGGCGACCCCGAGACCCTGCTGGAGCGGATGGAGACCGCGGGGGAGAGCGGGGACGCGACCGCCGGCGAGACCGAGGATTCCGCTGCTGACCCGACGGAGCGCGCCGACCGCGTGCTGACGAAGTGGCTGTCGGCGTTCCTCGACGAGGGACGGGCCGAGTGGTCGATGCCGAACCGGGAGGACGGGTTCTACGAGGCGTTCCGGTCGGTGGCCGCGTACGACGACGAGGTCCCGGAGGGCGTCGCGACCGACCTCCCGGCGTCACCGATCGAGGCCGTCAAGTCGGTGTTGGAGCCGTACCCCGAAGGACGGTGGAACGCCGTCTTCGAGGCGCAGTTCGCCGCGCTCCCGGGGTGGACCGGGCTTCTCAAGCGCCGCGTCGCCGATGGCGGGGCGTGGCAGTCCGCGCACCCGATCACGCTCGAAGGCTACCTCGCGGTCCGGCTCGCGCTGCTCGACGCCTTCGACGCCGATATCGTTCCCGCAGCCGACTCGAACGACGCGGGGCCCGGGACAGCGGACGAGCTGGCCGACGCGTTCCTGAGCGCGTGGGAGGCGAGCTACCGCGGCGAACTCGTCGAACGGGTCGCGACCGAGAGCGAGGCGCGCGCCGGGACGGACGACGCGAGTGCCGACGAGCGGCCGGCCGCGCAGCTGGTGTTCTGTATCGACACGCGCTCGGAGGTCATCCGGCGTCACGTCGAGTCGACCGGCGACTACGAGACCCACGGGTACGCAGGCTTCTTCGGCGTGCCGATGGAGTACCGGGGGTACGACTCGGAGGTCTCGGTCGACGCCTGCCCGCCCATCGTCGACGCGCAACACCGCGTCTCCGAGGTCCCGACCGACGACGACGCGCGGGCGACCCGCGACCGGTGGGCGGACTTGCGCGAGGCCGCCGGCGAGGTGATCGAGACGCTGAAGTCCAACCCGGCCACCGCGTTCAGCTTCGTCGAGGGTGCCGGGAGCGGATACGGGGTCGCGCTCGCGGCCCGCACGCTCGTTCCCGGGCGCGTCTCCGACCTGCTCGCCGCGGCCGGCGACTCGGCCCCCGACGACCACGAGTTCTGCGAACCGGACGTTCACCGGCACGAGGGCTCCGACGAGGGCCTCCCGGTCGGACTGAGCCGCGACGAGCGGGTCGAGTACGCCGCGACCGCCTTCGAGCTGATGGGCTGGGAGGCGTTCGGGCGGCTCGTCGTCTTCACCGGCCACGCGTCCGAGACGGCCAACAACCCCTACGGGTCGAGCCTCGACTGCGGTGCCTGCGCCGGCAACCCCGGCGGGCCGAACGCCCGCGCGCTCGCCGCGATCTGTAACGACCCCGAGGTCAAGGACGGCCTGCGCGAGCGGGGCCACGACGTGCCGGACGACACCGTCTTCCTCGCCGCCGAACACAACACGACGACCGACGAGATCGAGCTGTACGACGGCGACGTGCCCGACTCGCACGCGGACGACCTCGCCCGGCTGCGCGCTGACCTCGCCACCGCGCGCGAGAACGCGACCGCCGAGCGCGTCGGCGCGCCGACCGGCGACGGGTCGACGGGGCGCGGCGGCTCTGCGGCCGTGAACGAGGCGGAGCGCCGCGCCGGCGACTGGGCCGAGACGCGTCCGGAGTGGGGACTGGCCGGCAACGCCGGGTTCGTCGTCGGACCCCGCGAACTGACGAGCGGCCTCGACCTCGACGGGCGTGCCTTCCTCCACTCGTACGACTGGACGACCGACGCCGACGGCGACGCGCTCGAAGCGATCCTCACCGGTCCGATGGTCGTCACCCAGTGGATCAACGCGCAGTACTACTTCTCGACGGTCGACAACGCGGCGTACGGCAGCGGCTCGAAGGTGACCCACAACCCGGTCGGCAACGTCGGCGTCTACCAGGGCAACGGCGGCGACCTGATGACCGGGCTGCCGCTCCAGTCGGTCAGGGCCGCCGCCGACGAGCCGTACCACCAGCCGCTCCGGCTCTCGACGGTCGTTCACGCGCCGGTCGACCGCGTCACCGAGATATTGGCCGACAACGAGGCGGTGGCCGGACTGCTGGACAACGACTGGCTCTCCCTGACGGTCGTCGACCCGACGCGGGACCACCGCGCGTTCCACTACGAGTCCGAGTTGGAGTGGACGCCACTGGCCGAGTCCGAACGGGTCGAGCCGCCGGCGGAGACCTCGACGACTCCCGCCGCCGCGGACGACTAA